From the genome of Cydia pomonella isolate Wapato2018A chromosome 1, ilCydPomo1, whole genome shotgun sequence:
AGTGTCCGTGTCAGTCCACGCTTGCTTTTACGCCGCATGAAACAGGTTCTCCGAGCGAATGCGCTCGACTCTGATGCTACTTTACAGTGCAGAAAAAAATTGCAGTATTTTCGCAAAGTTGCGTTGCGTCGCATATTTGCAGTCTTGAATAAAACCCTTTATCATGTTCGACGCCGTACGCGTCAACGTCAACCGATCTCGCTCGGAGTTTGTTTCCTAGTGTAGTGGGTTTTGCGACAAACCTTGATATTGTTCTGTTAACAGGAACCTACGCGTTCCGTCTGCCCGACGACAGCGGCGAGGGCGGCCTGTGGGTGAGCTACGAGGACCCCGACACTGCTGGACAGAAGGCGACATATGTCAAGTAAGTGAAATCACAAAACATACGTAAGTTTTGAGAATTACGTAGGTAATGGTAATAAATATACGTCGAAAGATAACTTAGAACCAAAGCCTTGAATAAAAAACGAATCTGCATTTTTTATAGAGCATGGCTTATACGACCTTTCAAAACCTATTACTAGGAATAATAACCAGTCATCTAGATggtttgattttaaaaatatcgtaAAGAAAGTTCAGTCAGAACAACGCCAAAAAAGGCTTTGCACATAGCCATTgcacattgtaaaaaaaacttcataaaTTACTGGTTATCTCTATAATGTGGGTATGTGCATCTCCACGGTTTTACAGTTCATTTAATATTATCAGGTATATGATATTTAAAACTCTCTAAATTTAATTATCAATCCAAATAACTATTTAGTTAAATAACTATTTAGTTTGTTTGGTTAATAGTGCTCTTGAAACGCCTGCGCCTAATTGATGCTAATAGGGTACGATAACAGACCAAAAACCCACCTTGAACCCTTCAAATTGGAGAAAAGTCTGTGATACAATTGGCAGCCCTAATCGCGCCTTGTGtgtatagttaaataaataaataaaataaaataaaataaaataaaataaaataaaataaaataaaataaaataaaataaaataaaataaaataaaataaaataaaataaaataaaataaaataaaataaaataaaataaaataaaataaaataaaataaaaataaaataaaataaaataaaataaaataaaataaaataaaataaaataaaataaaataaaataaaaataaaattcatttatttcggacaataagGAATCCATATACCTATACAGCTTATaactaaattacaataataaaaattaaaaaaattgaaaaaaaataaatttattattaaatcaaatatactacagctttaaaaataataaaattataaaattaaattacaaccattacaattaataaattgaccataaaattacattaaataaatatattatattacataagtTAAGCCCAAAAGCACTTACTTAACATTCGTGGTGCCTCTGGCGAAGTAAGCAAgcgttacttttattttttgtttgtttactttttgcGTACGCTAGGGCATAATCTTGCGGgttgatttttattatattattactgaTGCTCGCGTTTATGAAATTCCGCGTTTGTTTATGTAAGGAGTTAGTAACTTATAATATGATcaatacaaatgttttattcccgatatttgttattttaaatcaGTATTGACGTATTGtttcaaagaaaactatttcATGTTTGTAGGTCTAAGAACCTCGGTGGAGTGTCGATCGTGGACCTCTCCATGGACGACTTCCGAGGCCTGTGCACCGGCGACAAGTACCCCATCCTGCGCGCCGCCAAATACCGACTTTAATTTATAACGTAAACTCAAAGTTGTAACTCCCCTACATTGTGTTACAAATGCAATATTTTGCAATATGACTTTTAATTATGTCTTTACCCATCACGGAATAAAGACATAATGAAAAGTGATTGTAAAAGTTATtgtaatatgacttttcattattataattaaacaatTCAAATGTATTGCATGTCTTGTCTTATGTACTATTTTGTAAatcttttaagttttttatgagCTGTGCTATAATGTTAATAGGTATATAATCACTGACAAAATGACAAATGTAAATTGATTTTACaagtgtaattaataaaaatacgtaagAACATTTAGCGTTTAAATTTAGCCTTCCTATCCCTTATTCAAagttgttttattgtttaacccGATTccgaatatatataaatttgctTCGGCGGGAAactacttagtcaggtcataagttctgtcacaactTACTGGTTTTgacttataaaatgtaaaagcaaacctttaaataaataaaaagtttacctatgatttgaaagcttgttttatactgatcaaaatgTAATAAgcataattgttttaaaatttagatcgcgacTTTATTTACTAATTGTCCACTTTGGGATTGACGTTAGACGTGAATATGCGGCTGGATTGTGAGAAATTATACTacacaaaagggagtaaaaatcagtattacattaataaaatagctacaattgtttattttgtatgaacctactacATTAGAACGTGtttttatcaccagcatttagttctccgacaagGCTGTAGTAAGTCCAGCTAATAAAACTTAGGGTACTTCTCAGTAACACCCTTATTTTGGACTGCCTTCCAACGAGTAGGTTTAGTAAAACATGTACAGTTGCAATTGTGGCAGTCTAATACTTATATATCTAAAGAAAGATAAAACACTCAGATTTTgttatatgtaatattcaaccatgtaaaaaagaaaaataaattaaagaaggATCAAAATCACCATTAAGAATGAATTATAAAAGAAAAGTTTTTAAGTAGTTCTAAGCACGCGTAttcattgcatgtttttttataaattgttttccgaatattacaaaaaaaatatgcgaaatTGAGACAGCAAGTTACgttaaattatgaatgaatgaattttatttgcGGAATACGGGTTACATAgggttgttaaaaatatattctactTAAACAAGcatgcaaaaaaaatacctgtATTTTTGGTGTATTGTTAATGATCCAACAAAATTCAGAGACAGCCTATTTACAAGTTTTATCGAACAACATGAATACTATTACTATGTACAATTAACATATTCAAAAATTCACCTAGAGTATaaaaaattatgtcacttaaCCAGGCATACAAACTTGTTTTAAACTGATAAAGAcatagattttttatatttcttggAATCTTATTATATATTGCACTAGGTGTCGTTTGTTTCAAGCGAGCTTTACATACGTCGTTGTAGGTTTTAACTTCATAGTTTTTACTATAATAATTTTGATTGCAATACAGCTgtttcgtatatatatatatatatatatatatatatatatatataacgaaGGCAACGACAAAAGTTTGTGTagtcaatgccggatttagaggtctggaggcctcgggcaataaaggagtggaggccccctggccccaaatttttccaaaatttaaaatggtaaattttccgaattatctattgtgggggcccctcttttgtgtaGTTTAAATATGGGTTTAAACAATTCTAGTGGCTTAAGTGAAAATatagctttaatttttttttttgtttaacaaaACCTTTTTGCATATCAGGGAAATTTCCCCATATGTTAAGACCATAGCGGAGTACAGACATAACGTAGCCTTGGTATGCTACTAGGGCTGCCTCACGAGATACATATTCTCGTAACTTTCGgagtggaaaaaaaaaatcattttgttaCATATATTTTCAACATGGACATTAAAGTTACAATATTCATTCAAATGCATACCTAGAAActtaggcaacgtacgagacaagctacaaagactccaaaggctcgcatgcgcggccaccactggctgcacgaggtccactccaactgcagccatggaggtcatgttaaaccttccaccgctgcacctacacatacagcaagaggccagtctctcagcggtaaggttgcgaacccttaaTATATGGTCTAACAGCATAGGAGCTCTCCACACaacatgcctggaaaaggtatatgacgaatttccagtgcttaggtcgggcacggatcggattcacaaacaagctatctttgacaaaaggtacaaaatacagttatatgaggacgacaaccacgaaggactcaatctccgggagctgagaatcttcactgatgggtccaaaacagacagcgggtcgggctccggaaccttctcagaagacctgaacatgtcaatcaccacaccgctaggagcccataactcggtattccaagctgagtgcatgggcatcttaaacgcggcggctgccatcattgcaaggaaggtagtaggatcctccatccgcatactctccgacagtagagcagtcttaatggctctaaatagccatataattacatccaaacttatacacgaatgccacgaacgactaatggaggtatgtcataataataataagatcactttacaatggatcaagggacacagtggatcccggggtaacgatgctgcggacgagcttgccaggcaaggatcgggtgcgggggcgattggtccggaaccgattcttccgataccgtttagcaaggtacgctcaatgctgctggcacgtacagggaaactacacacagaacactggctgaatcagactggatgcagacaggcaaaagaagccatgcctggcatcaacggaaagctcacaagggcgctccttcaactagggaaggtccgactgagtatggtaaccagtgtcataacaggtcatggactatttaacaaacatcttttcataacaggtgtcacagacagtcccttatgccgaggatgcatggagacagaagaaacagcctctcacgtggtgctggaatgcagcggagtggccccatacagggcaaaacatctcggatccccgagagacctccctgaggtcctactcaacatcaaaggtttgataggattcctcgaggagttgggctggcaagagtagccaaccctccacccccccttgtcacgcaaaataggcgccagttgtcgagttgcggaaaatcgcccgaactacaatacaatacaatacctaGAAACTTTGCGCTGTGATCTTTATCAACTTGTTCTGTGTTATAAATGATGTCAAGTTCTTTAGGTTTGCTCTTTCTTGTGAGTTATTGTAcatgtttagttttaataatatttatggaCAGGTTGTAGTTTTCTAGCCATTGTATAGTCTTTTGTAAGGTTTGCTTTATCTCTTGTTCATAGGTCAGAATGTTCTGACCTATGAATAAGGCACGGTGTTATAATCGATGTGTCGTCAGCGATTAACACTGATGGATATCCTATAATTTTCGGCAAATCATTGATATAAAAGGAAAAGAGCAACGGTCCCAACAACCTTGAGGTACCCcgaatttatttgatttataacATGATTTGTAGTTCACTATAGTATTTCCTTCttcttaaattatttatgtacacTGTGCTATCTTACTTGGGTAATCCAGCACTGAATATTACCTCTCACGCCGTACAACTCTAATTTATCTAGTAGCCTCTTGGCCAAAATAACTTGACCAGgccaaattattaaattattttattttaaatataatttaattttgttaaattatattgtaagtaattcagcattaaattggctttcaacccatatataCAGTGTGGGCCCTGTAActaaagcaaaaaattaaaatatacaccCTTTAACTAATCAGTAATAACGTCCAAAtggtattaattaattaaaatgaaaaataaaaagggATCTGTACCTATTACTTTTTTAAGACTTAAAATCTTTCTGACAAAACTTATGACCTGGCTAAGTATATATAACAACATTGCCGGAAATATTATTTCTGGGCCTGTAGTAATTAACATTAAATTCCCCACCTTATTTCATGTAACCTACAATAACAAAGTCTTTTTCAAACGTACAGTACGGtgacatttaatttcttttCATTCACTGACGCCAATCCTTTTTTACCAAGAATAACTTTAATCCTAATAAGATCCCAATAAGAATAGGACACATAATACATATCTTCGTagcttagaataaaataaatattataggacattattacacaaaagtcccacagtaagctcaataaggtttgagttgtaggtacttagacaacgacatatataatataatataaaaatacttaaatacatagaagacatccatgactcaggaaaaaatatccatgctcatcacacaaatttaCCAGGATCGAACCCCAGACCATCGACATTTCAATAGACACAAATgaccaaaatatataatattatgttatacaaaaaaaaaaatgggatcAATGCCGAAATCGcgacagacaatttttttttttgcgatttcgcaTTGGTCGCATAGCAAGTaacaatgaaattattattgGTTTATAGTCAGGAATgattaaacgtgttttaatttgGTCGCTTTACGTATggtctgtccctcacgggcgcacgcgtatggCACATCTATAGAAAATAGACTATATCTATGCTCTAGTGTCAGTAGTtagtaaataaaacttttagatGAATAATATTAACCACGGACAAACATGAACTTACCAGACCcggaatttttttaaatgtcaactACGTCAAATAAACGTCATTTAGCAACTGTTAATAATATGGATGACTAGACATATCCAAATTCGTGTAGTAAAATGTTGTTCCGGCCCATATTAGGCAGGAAACGTTTTCTGTTTTCTCCGATGCTGTACAATCATACGAAGACATGCCCGTCAGCAAAGAGAAATCCTTGTGAATCACAACAGGAAGTAAAAAGATGTCCCTCGGGCGGCGGAGCGGACCAAGGGGGAGGAGGATCAGGTCATTCAGGTCAATCAGCCCTCAGGCGAAACATGTACTCCGGCCGGGTGCGCTTCGGCTTCCTTCCTGATGAATGGTTCACATTCTTTTACAAACAAACTGGTGTCACAGGCCCTTACTTATTCTTTTTTAACCTCACCAATTACCTGATGAGCAAAGAAATCTATGTCATGGAGCATGAGTACTACTTGGGTCTCTCCGCCTTCGTAGTTATTTTTTACGTCACAAAGAATTTCGGAAAAGACATAGGCGTGAGTTTAGACAAGCTAGTCGATGCGCATGCTGCTGATTTGGAGAAAGGCCGAAAGATGgaaatggatttttttaataatgcaatAAAGATAGCTAAAGAGTCACAGCGTCGTGCCGAGGGGCAGAAGATGTTGATGGATGCGAAGAAAGAAAACGTTGCCATGCAGTTGGAAGCGATCTACCGAGAGAGGGCTATGGCGGTGTACCGCAGTGTTCGAGGCCGCATGGACTATCACATCAAGCGCTACCAGGCCGAGGCTCGCATTCATCAGAAGTGGATGCTAGGGTGGATATTACGAGAAGTACACAAGTCTATTACGCCTGAGTTTCAGAAACAGGCTTTGCAAAGCGCTATTAGCGACTTGGCAGCGGCTGCCAGTCGAGCCTAGTAACGGTAGGTATATTAAAGCCAATTTctttaaaattgttttgttttacgtaACTTCACGGtgttagttttattattattaaatttgaaatcCACGTTAATCTGCTTTTAATCAAAAGACCAAACACACGTCTAGGCATTGCACGTTGTTGAAAACATGTCAAAAAGGACTGATTACGAGAACTAAATAcgcaaaaatatcaataatgaCAGTTCTATGTTTGTATTTAAGCGTATTAATCACAATAGCTAATTTAAATTCTGTGAGACCGGATAACTCTATCGGGGATACGAACACCACTGCTATGGATGAAGGAGAAACTACTAGAGTAAcgtgtaagttttaaaatttgtttgaaaCATACCTCATAACGAAAGTCATATAAGCCACATGAATCACAATTGTAGTCTATCTGTTTTAGTAGTACACAAGCGACTATAAATTAATGATAATTAACAGCTAGATGCTTTCCTTTCGGTAGTTTAAAAAGCCCAATCCTTATATGTTAAACTTTTACTTCGTTATTGCAATATTAACTGCATTATGTCTAATCATAAAATACAACTTAAGTTACTAAGTACTAAATTTTGAACCCTAAAATCGTAATGACAGACATTCATATGATTAGACACCCTGTAACataggtatttataataaaattgcatttAACTGACATACGTGTACTCGTAGGTATTTGTCAGCTAGAGTAGGTAAAGTGAAATTCatagaaattgacaataatgtaaacaaacctaTGTATGCGATTTCAGCGAACGATTTCACAGTGAAGAGTCTCGACATCACTTTGAAAGATTCGTTAGGTGGTGGGATCAAGGGTCACATGCAGAAAGCGTTTCTCTTGACACGGCCCGGATAGTCCGGAAGTTcttctctctgcagccctgaccaccggcagcttagGCCTCTTGCCCCGATGCTGGCGGCACCTTGTTAGGTTTTTTTAGTAGggtaataagtattttgtatttttttgtacgtttctttttgaatattatattttatatccaCATTATAAGCTAACATAACttaagaagaaaataaataaaagaataattttgttcataataattaatttattaatttgctATGATTTCTTACCAAGATCCTCCGTTGTCTCAATGGAGCTTCGATGTCCACTGTAAATTCCAACCGGATTCATATGAATGTTCAAAGCCTGACCGATTTATTGACAGGTGAGTAGTTTGTTAATAATGGAAATAGGTATCATTGAAATTGTTGTAATATTAGCAAAAATAATGAACCATATTCTATTCACTCAAGGTGGTACTACGATGTTAAATTGGAAGATTGCAAGGCTTTTAAACACTACCGATGCAAATCCAACAAtaggaatatttttaaaacttacaatGAATGCAGAGAATACTGTCGAGGCAAGTATTGGCAGACTGGCTCCAAATAAGCATTCCACGGaattatgtaagtatgtacttGCCGCTATCCCGtacaaacgcgaattttctgGCTATTTGCAGATATGTATACGAGTTTCTTTTCCTGTCAGATCACAAAGGAAAAAAATTTAAGAAAGGAGAAAGAAACAACTCGAAACAACATGCGTTTGTACAGACAGCTTGTGGAATGCCTTATAAAGGGCGACTCACGCTAGGACAGTCCGGGTCTAGgtcgaggcgtccgacacttcattttctatacaatacatcacgtgatcaccgatcacccgtcatagaaaatgaagtgtagGACGCCACGGCCCGGACCCCGACAGTTCTATCCATaaagatgactcacgctagaccggatGAGTCCGGGGCGGAGTTTCCGGCGCTTACTTTACTATGACAGATGACCGGTGATTACGTGATGCTTTCCagagaaaacgaagcgccggaagctatGGCCCGGACCCGGCACGGTCTAACGTAAGTCATCCTTAATACTCATTAAATATGATAGAGTTAGACTAAGATAAGTCTGCAGTCATTTTGATAGTCTAAtctatgcaagtgttatttcaaacgtcaaacctctatgaaattatgacgtataagtAGCACTTGCACAGTCTGAGCTTAGTCatcagcagggctaagatggacggctgtctatcatttgtcaccatacctgtcacgctctaacaaatctgtctgtgcgaaagtgacgcacgatatgacaagtgataaaaacagGACCATGATATTGCTGCTGGGTCGATCTCTGTCTCTTCTTTTTATACACTagaatataatacattttataaaatgttccGGAGTATATGTAAATAGAAGAGAAAATGGAGAAACATTCTATTGGATTTAGAGGGAAGCCTGATAGGTCGATCTGGCCTAGACGGTGAGACACCGCGCATCAAATCTTGAAGAAGCAACTCTTGAACAACAGGGTGCTTGCCAACGTGCTAATAGTTAACGCTTTGTAGCGTAGCATAGTCATCACTCTTCCCTATAgagcgacagtgacagttgcgttttgttcgccacggagcgttaacgattggcacgttgtctacgcaccctgaaAGCATGGTCTCGTTTAACATTTATCGCTCTGAATCTGAATGAACATTCGTGCTTGTAAGAATTGAATGCCATCGTGTTTATTTAACTTCGTAAATTTCATAGGTGTATTCCTGAACGTAAATCAAGTtaatttctcaaagacaccggtattgtTGTTAACTTCgttttgaatataattattttttatctcatAAGGCCTTTACGAACGTGTACACTTAGCTTAGATTACTCGTATAGTCTGAGATACCACTATAAATTTCTGCACCTACCAGTTTAATATTACTCCGCCGAATTAGGCAAGCCGGTAGGGATCACAATCTATGGACGCCCCGCCACTGGTAGCTACATACTATTTCTGTTCtttattatataactaagtTTATGTATAGACCCTGGCCCGCATCCGATAGAAGATGTATTGCCTGAAAATGCAGCATGCCACCTGCAACCAGATTTTGGAGATTGTCAAGATTATATTCCgatgtaagattttttttctacctTAACAAAGCGTATGTATTTGCTAACAAATCAGCTGAAAGTGAGGAAGTGGACGCCATCACCAGTGCTGGTCATTGTCCCAGTACATGTTCTCTTCAACTTATGTCACTGACAATAAAGGTGATAGCAGGACATTTACTTAAACTTTAGTAAGTTTAGTCTCCTCAAACTTTAGTCTCCTGGCCTCCCCACATGAACGGTtattgctgtttttttttatgatacaggaggcaaacgagcagacgaatcatctgatggtaagcgattaccagagcggttgcaagtgcgttgccggcctttaagatgggagtacgttcTTTTCTTGAAGTATCTTGAAGTtttcgtatcggtccggaaataccgcaggcgacagttcattccacagtttagctgtgcgaggcggGAAGTTTTCTTTGCTGTTGTTTGTCTATAGCCATATTCTTACTCTTATGGAGCCATATTTTCTGGAAACATAATTACAAATTTTAGAAACCCAATACTTTCGAATCTACCGAATGACGTAGCAGACGATTATACAGTGTATAAATTCAATACCTGTGCACGGGCGAAAAACGGTGGTTAGCATAGGACCTTCGAAATATATTAAGATAatttttgcttagaaatacaataaaaatactaaccatacaaaataattcggtccgaaatgtaaagcaacacacaacTTACGAGCTAGCTTGTTGCTACGATGCTTGTTGGATGTTGGCAGTTAcgataaaaagctcgtatctcgtaatgtcatgttatgtctcgtaatgtttgcagtacgttgctgctcggtaaattttaaaaataaattacgggGTCATAATTAAAAAACTTCTCAATTGATGATAACACGGATAAGTTATatatttggttttatttatcgcccgtattgaatttacatactgtataggttaacccccttattcataaacgtctactaaagttgacaagccgctaataactggctaataatcgtttgtccctttccatcataccaatacgtcggaaagggacaagcgattattagcggcttgtcaactttagtagacgtttatgaataagggggtaaaagttTTTCTAAGTATATAGGATAAAAATTGATATATGTAAAACTATGTGAgtttaaaacaatatatatataccctCATCCTTATCtatttgtgataagaaaaaGTTGGTCCCGTCCATTGTTGCCtggatttaaaatttaaaaaaaatcggttaatcttgGCCACCATAGACTGGactaactttttaataaggaaacctATTACAGTTAgtttatatatacaataagCTTTCATTTCACACAATAAAcgattaattaacaaaaaagtaaaaaaaaatgttttaaatgtcCGTACCTAGGCAAATTATTTGCAAGGTGTTATGTGAATATTAcctatcatttatttattatcacaaggAAGTAGGTAACAGATGagggtatatatttttataacgtaTCTAAGTCTACGTTTAATCAACATTCAAACGGAGAGCAAGCAGGTTCTAAATTAATCCTGACTGATTtagtttaaagtttttattaccGTTTTTAGGTTCTACTTCGATATATCAGTTAAGAGATGCTTGGGTTTTGCGTTTAGCGGCTGCGGAGGCAACCAGAACCGATTCTACAACGACAAAACATGTGCAGCCGTGTGTAATGAAGCCATTGACAACACCGTTGATTAAACTATGTTATGTTATCCAAATGTTTTCTAGTGCAAATCTCACcttgtttcatatttattcattaCTTTCATTAGCTGTGagatag
Proteins encoded in this window:
- the LOC133533347 gene encoding ATP synthase subunit b, mitochondrial-like, which gives rise to MLFRPILGRKRFLFSPMLYNHTKTCPSAKRNPCESQQEVKRCPSGGGADQGGGGSGHSGQSALRRNMYSGRVRFGFLPDEWFTFFYKQTGVTGPYLFFFNLTNYLMSKEIYVMEHEYYLGLSAFVVIFYVTKNFGKDIGVSLDKLVDAHAADLEKGRKMEMDFFNNAIKIAKESQRRAEGQKMLMDAKKENVAMQLEAIYRERAMAVYRSVRGRMDYHIKRYQAEARIHQKWMLGWILREVHKSITPEFQKQALQSAISDLAAAASRA
- the LOC133533430 gene encoding thrombin inhibitor hemalin-like isoform X1, with the translated sequence MTVLCLYLSVLITIANLNSVRPDNSIGDTNTTAMDEGETTRVTYPPLSQWSFDVHCKFQPDSYECSKPDRFIDRWYYDVKLEDCKAFKHYRCKSNNRNIFKTYNECREYCRDPGPHPIEDVLPENAACHLQPDFGDCQDYIPMFYFDISVKRCLGFAFSGCGGNQNRFYNDKTCAAVCNEAIDNTVD
- the LOC133533430 gene encoding WAP four-disulfide core domain protein 6A-like isoform X2; this encodes MSTVNSNRIHMNVQSLTDLLTGGTTMLNWKIARLLNTTDANPTIGIFLKLTMNAENTVEASIGRLAPNKHSTELYPGPHPIEDVLPENAACHLQPDFGDCQDYIPMFYFDISVKRCLGFAFSGCGGNQNRFYNDKTCAAVCNEAIDNTVD